From Pseudonocardia autotrophica, one genomic window encodes:
- the manD gene encoding D-mannonate dehydratase ManD: MSTTDRIVAAEVLLTSPGRNYVTLKISTADGLTGWGDATLNGRELAVAAYLREHLCPQLIGRDPARIEDTWQYLYRGAYWRRGPVTMTAVGAVDLALWDIKGKAAGLPVYQLLGGAVRDRVRAYTHATGWEAGQLCDAVDAVRERGFTAVRVQSGVPGLDSVYGVGRGPGYEPATRGTVPAEEVWDTAAYLRHVPGVLAEVRAHTGPELALLHDAHHRLTPIEAARLGKAVEPADLYWLEDVTPAENPDVLRRVRAHTTVPLAIGEVFSTLWEFQQLITEQLIDHARAAVTHSGGISALRRLAALADVWQVKVSPHGPSDVSPIAMAASLHVALATPNHGIQEYMGYPEQVHEVFRHDWSCTGGHLHPGDAPGLGVDVDEALAARSGYEPALLPVARRRDGSMTDW, encoded by the coding sequence GTGAGCACGACGGACCGGATCGTCGCCGCCGAGGTGCTGCTCACCTCGCCAGGCCGCAACTACGTCACCCTGAAGATCAGCACCGCGGACGGTCTGACCGGCTGGGGCGACGCCACCCTCAACGGCCGCGAGCTGGCCGTCGCCGCGTACCTGCGCGAGCACCTGTGCCCGCAGCTGATCGGGCGCGACCCGGCGCGGATCGAGGACACCTGGCAGTACCTCTACCGCGGTGCCTACTGGCGGCGCGGCCCGGTCACGATGACCGCGGTCGGCGCGGTCGACCTCGCGCTCTGGGACATCAAGGGCAAGGCCGCCGGACTGCCCGTCTATCAGCTGCTCGGCGGTGCCGTCCGGGACCGGGTGCGGGCCTACACGCACGCCACCGGCTGGGAGGCCGGGCAGCTGTGCGACGCCGTCGACGCGGTCCGCGAGCGCGGCTTCACCGCGGTCCGGGTGCAGAGCGGGGTGCCCGGGCTGGACTCGGTGTACGGCGTCGGCCGCGGGCCGGGCTACGAGCCGGCCACCCGGGGCACCGTGCCCGCCGAGGAGGTCTGGGACACCGCGGCCTACCTGCGGCACGTCCCCGGGGTGCTGGCCGAGGTCCGGGCGCACACCGGGCCGGAGCTCGCGCTGCTGCACGACGCGCACCACCGGCTCACCCCGATCGAGGCCGCCCGGCTGGGGAAGGCCGTCGAACCGGCCGATCTGTACTGGCTGGAGGACGTCACCCCGGCCGAGAACCCGGACGTGCTGCGCCGGGTCCGGGCACACACCACCGTCCCGCTGGCGATCGGCGAGGTGTTCTCCACCCTCTGGGAGTTCCAGCAGCTGATCACCGAGCAGCTGATCGACCACGCGCGCGCCGCGGTCACCCACTCCGGCGGGATCAGCGCGCTGCGCAGACTGGCCGCGCTGGCCGACGTGTGGCAGGTGAAGGTGAGCCCGCACGGCCCGTCGGACGTCTCGCCGATCGCGATGGCGGCGAGCCTGCACGTCGCGCTGGCCACGCCGAACCACGGGATCCAGGAATACATGGGCTACCCCGAGCAGGTGCACGAGGTGTTCCGGCACGACTGGAGCTGCACCGGGGGTCACCTGCATCCCGGTGACGCACCCGGCCTCGGTGTCGACGTCGACGAGGCGCTCGCCGCCCGCTCCGGCTACGAACCCGCCCTGCTGCCCGTCGCGCGCCGCCGTGACGGATCGATGACGGACTGGTGA
- a CDS encoding MFS transporter produces the protein MDTSGTPPNPSTLDPDRPADPKATRKAAWAGLVGTTLEQYDFVIYGTASALVFSSLFFPNVSPAAGILASFSAYAVGFLARPLGGLFFSRYGDRFGRKWILVATLLLMGGSTLLIGLLPTYETIGVLAPVLLVLCRFFQGFGAGAEQAGAATLLTETVGRGRRGRYASLVMVGAALGTALGAVVWIAVQQLPEEQLMSWGWRLVFLSSLIVTIVAMVIRRKLDESPVFAELKDNHVAPAKPAGEVFRHGRRPMLLVLFMNVGTSAQSYTFQVFIASYLVMQVGVDSSFVPPVLLIGAICGGIAAFGFGSLSDRVGRRPVYVGIMAGIVLLPWPAFVALNTGDPIAIVVTIVIGFVLAVNGGVGVQMSYFPELFGSRYRYAGVTLGREFSSALGGGVAPLICAALLSAFTGSWIPVAIYMSLIALVSLIAAWMAPETLDRDLTVPHDAGARPRDEVSA, from the coding sequence ATGGACACCAGCGGAACTCCTCCCAATCCGTCCACACTGGATCCGGATCGGCCGGCCGACCCGAAGGCGACCCGCAAGGCGGCCTGGGCCGGTCTGGTCGGCACCACGCTCGAGCAGTACGACTTCGTCATCTACGGCACCGCGTCGGCGCTGGTGTTCTCGTCGCTGTTCTTCCCGAACGTGTCGCCGGCCGCCGGCATCCTGGCGAGCTTCTCGGCCTACGCGGTCGGATTCCTCGCCCGGCCGCTGGGCGGCCTGTTCTTCTCCCGCTACGGCGACCGGTTCGGCCGTAAGTGGATCCTGGTCGCGACATTGCTGCTGATGGGCGGCTCGACGCTGCTGATCGGTCTGCTGCCGACCTACGAGACGATCGGCGTGCTCGCACCGGTGCTCCTGGTGCTCTGCCGGTTCTTCCAGGGCTTCGGCGCCGGAGCCGAACAGGCCGGGGCCGCGACCCTGCTCACCGAGACGGTCGGGCGGGGCCGCCGTGGCCGGTACGCCTCGCTCGTCATGGTGGGCGCGGCGCTGGGCACCGCACTCGGCGCCGTCGTCTGGATCGCGGTCCAGCAGCTGCCCGAGGAGCAGCTGATGAGCTGGGGCTGGCGGCTGGTGTTCCTGTCCAGCCTGATCGTCACGATCGTCGCCATGGTGATCCGGCGCAAGCTCGACGAGAGCCCGGTGTTCGCCGAGCTGAAGGACAACCACGTCGCACCGGCCAAGCCGGCCGGTGAGGTGTTCCGGCACGGTCGGCGTCCGATGCTGCTGGTGCTGTTCATGAACGTCGGCACCAGCGCGCAGTCCTACACCTTCCAGGTGTTCATCGCCTCCTACCTGGTGATGCAGGTCGGGGTCGACTCGTCGTTCGTGCCACCGGTGCTGCTGATCGGGGCGATCTGCGGCGGGATCGCGGCGTTCGGCTTCGGGTCGCTGTCGGACCGGGTCGGACGACGGCCCGTCTACGTCGGGATCATGGCCGGGATCGTGCTGTTGCCGTGGCCCGCGTTCGTCGCGCTGAACACCGGCGACCCGATCGCCATCGTGGTGACCATCGTGATCGGTTTCGTGCTCGCCGTGAACGGCGGCGTCGGGGTCCAGATGAGCTACTTCCCGGAGCTGTTCGGCAGTCGCTACCGCTACGCGGGCGTCACCCTGGGCCGGGAGTTCTCCTCCGCGCTCGGCGGTGGTGTCGCACCGCTGATCTGTGCCGCCCTGCTCAGCGCGTTCACCGGGTCCTGGATCCCGGTGGCGATCTACATGTCGCTGATCGCGCTGGTCAGCCTGATCGCCGCCTGGATGGCGCCGGAGACCCTGGACCGTGACCTCACGGTCCCGCACGACGCGGGCGCCCGGCCCCGGGACGAGGTGAGCGCCTGA
- a CDS encoding LacI family DNA-binding transcriptional regulator, which produces MAPTLTDVARTAGVALSTASRVFSDPERIGARTRHKVLTAAQELGYTPRVVEPVVAPHTSTVAAVVPDIANPVFSRFVKAAQAQGRQVRSTVVVADTDYDAEREREVIADLRARVDGIVVHSSRLEGAEVLELCGATPSVLVNREIPGGHCVIADSTQGLRQVVDHLDALAHKHIAYVQGRSDSWSNLHRIGLVRDLAAEYGCELSLLGWHTETTDGGSAAAARVLASGATAAIAHNDLVALGLMAGARSLGARVPDDLSVVGSDDIPFAALSEPGLSSIATPMDRAGTLAMEILGRAAAGERTAPRAVRLSTHFVARGTTGPAPARSATALEVTP; this is translated from the coding sequence GTGGCGCCCACCCTGACCGACGTCGCCCGGACCGCCGGTGTCGCACTGTCGACCGCCTCCCGGGTGTTCTCCGACCCGGAGCGGATCGGCGCCCGGACCCGCCACAAGGTGCTGACCGCCGCGCAGGAGCTCGGGTACACGCCGCGCGTCGTCGAGCCGGTGGTCGCGCCGCACACCAGCACGGTGGCCGCGGTCGTCCCGGACATCGCGAACCCGGTGTTCTCCCGCTTCGTCAAGGCCGCCCAGGCGCAGGGCAGGCAGGTCCGGTCCACGGTGGTCGTCGCGGACACCGACTACGACGCCGAGCGCGAGCGTGAGGTGATCGCCGACCTGCGCGCGCGGGTGGACGGCATCGTCGTGCACTCATCCCGGCTGGAGGGCGCCGAGGTGCTCGAGCTGTGCGGCGCCACACCGTCGGTGCTCGTCAATCGCGAGATCCCGGGCGGGCACTGCGTGATCGCCGACTCCACGCAGGGTCTGCGGCAGGTCGTCGACCACCTGGATGCGCTGGCGCACAAGCACATCGCCTATGTCCAGGGGCGCTCCGACTCGTGGTCGAACCTGCACCGGATCGGCCTGGTGCGCGATCTGGCCGCGGAGTACGGCTGCGAGCTGTCGCTGCTCGGCTGGCACACCGAGACCACCGACGGCGGCAGCGCCGCCGCGGCGCGGGTGCTCGCCTCCGGTGCGACGGCCGCGATCGCGCACAACGACCTGGTCGCGCTCGGCCTGATGGCCGGGGCCCGGTCGCTCGGCGCCCGGGTGCCCGACGACCTGTCCGTCGTCGGCAGCGACGACATCCCCTTCGCCGCACTGTCCGAGCCGGGACTGTCCAGCATCGCCACCCCGATGGACCGCGCCGGGACCCTCGCCATGGAGATCCTCGGCCGTGCCGCGGCCGGCGAGCGGACCGCACCGCGAGCCGTCCGGCTGTCCACCCACTTCGTCGCGCGCGGCACCACCGGCCCGGCGCCGGCCCGGTCCGCCACCGCACTGGAGGTCACCCCGTGA
- a CDS encoding sugar kinase translates to MSGTPRAVCLGETMGLLAATSVGRLAHVGEMALGIGGAESNVAIALSRLGVPTAWAGRLGADAIGDRVVRELTAERIAVHAVRDPDAPTGLMLKERLPGGRIKVWYYRSHAAGSRLVPSDVDDELIAGAELLHVTGISPALGPGPGAAAAHAVAVAREAGTTVSVDVNHRSALWSDAEAGPALRTLAASADVLYAGDDEARLVLGTTEADPETLARELAALGPSEVVIKLGAQGALALFRDAGTPPEGAGSAGGDPPDGRADDRTDGWTVLFEPAVPVEVVDPVGAGDAFVGAHLAERLAGRAPAERLRTAVTAGALMCTVPGDWEALPDRADLAAPAGPDVTR, encoded by the coding sequence ATGAGCGGGACACCACGGGCCGTCTGCCTGGGCGAGACCATGGGCCTGCTCGCCGCGACCTCGGTCGGCCGGCTCGCGCACGTCGGCGAGATGGCACTGGGCATCGGCGGAGCGGAGAGCAACGTCGCGATCGCGCTGTCCCGGCTCGGCGTGCCGACCGCGTGGGCCGGCCGGCTCGGTGCCGATGCGATCGGCGACCGGGTGGTCCGCGAGCTGACCGCGGAGCGGATCGCGGTGCACGCCGTCCGCGACCCGGACGCCCCGACCGGACTGATGCTCAAGGAACGCCTGCCCGGCGGCCGGATCAAGGTCTGGTACTACCGGTCGCACGCCGCCGGGTCCCGGCTCGTCCCGTCCGATGTCGACGACGAGCTGATCGCCGGCGCCGAGCTGCTGCACGTCACCGGCATCTCCCCGGCGCTCGGACCGGGCCCCGGGGCGGCCGCGGCACACGCCGTCGCGGTGGCCAGGGAGGCCGGGACGACGGTCTCGGTCGACGTCAACCACCGCTCCGCGCTGTGGTCCGACGCCGAGGCGGGGCCCGCCCTGCGGACCCTCGCCGCATCGGCGGACGTGCTGTACGCCGGTGACGACGAGGCCCGCCTGGTGCTCGGGACGACCGAGGCCGACCCGGAGACCCTCGCCCGCGAGCTGGCCGCGCTCGGCCCGTCCGAGGTGGTGATCAAGCTGGGCGCGCAGGGGGCGCTCGCGCTGTTCCGGGACGCGGGGACGCCGCCGGAGGGTGCCGGGTCGGCGGGCGGAGACCCCCCCGATGGCCGGGCCGATGACCGGACCGATGGCTGGACCGTGCTGTTCGAGCCCGCGGTGCCGGTCGAGGTGGTCGACCCGGTCGGCGCCGGCGACGCGTTCGTCGGCGCCCACCTGGCCGAGCGGCTCGCCGGGCGCGCCCCGGCGGAGCGGCTGCGTACCGCGGTCACCGCGGGCGCGCTGATGTGCACCGTCCCCGGCGACTGGGAGGCGCTGCCCGACCGTGCCGATCTGGCGGCGCCGGCGGGACCCGACGTGACCCGCTGA
- a CDS encoding NAD(P)-dependent alcohol dehydrogenase → MNTESIPGHTRAAVLHGALDLRVEEVPVTGPGPGEVLVAVEAVGVCGSDVHYFTDGRNGRNVLRGPMVLGHEPAGVVAALGSGVDGPAVGTRVAVEPAVGCGHCPTCRSGAYHLCPSGTCLGSPPTDGAMSGYRAVPARAAHPLPDTLPTELGALVEPLAVAVHAVRRAGVGTGHRVLVTGAGPIGVLVAQVARAAGAEQVVVTDVHDARLDRAAGLGATGTVNTARDDLPDAAFDRLLECSAVPAALWQGMHALGPAGRATVVGQAPPAVDGLPLALMQRWEIDLNASFRSAHAFGPAIGLAASGRVDLAGVLTGRFALSDAPEALRAPGADPHHLKVVVRPGD, encoded by the coding sequence GTGAACACCGAATCGATTCCTGGGCACACCCGTGCCGCGGTCCTGCACGGCGCGCTCGACCTGCGGGTCGAGGAGGTGCCGGTGACCGGCCCCGGACCGGGCGAGGTGCTCGTCGCGGTCGAGGCGGTCGGCGTCTGCGGATCCGACGTGCACTACTTCACCGACGGCCGCAACGGACGCAACGTGCTGCGCGGCCCGATGGTGCTCGGGCACGAACCGGCCGGTGTGGTCGCCGCACTGGGCTCCGGTGTGGACGGCCCGGCCGTCGGCACCCGGGTCGCGGTGGAGCCCGCGGTCGGCTGCGGGCACTGCCCGACCTGCCGGTCCGGTGCCTACCACCTGTGCCCGTCCGGGACCTGCCTCGGCTCGCCGCCCACCGACGGCGCCATGTCCGGCTACCGGGCCGTCCCGGCACGCGCCGCACACCCGCTGCCGGACACACTGCCGACCGAGCTCGGCGCACTCGTCGAGCCGCTGGCGGTGGCCGTGCACGCGGTCCGCCGGGCCGGTGTCGGCACCGGGCACCGGGTGCTGGTCACCGGTGCCGGACCGATCGGGGTGCTGGTCGCCCAGGTCGCCCGGGCCGCGGGCGCCGAGCAGGTCGTCGTCACCGACGTGCACGACGCCCGGCTCGACCGGGCCGCCGGGCTCGGCGCGACGGGCACCGTCAACACCGCCCGCGACGACCTCCCGGACGCCGCCTTCGACCGGCTGCTGGAGTGCTCGGCGGTACCGGCCGCGCTCTGGCAGGGCATGCACGCGCTCGGCCCCGCCGGGCGGGCGACCGTCGTCGGGCAGGCACCGCCGGCCGTCGACGGGCTGCCGCTGGCGCTGATGCAGCGCTGGGAGATCGACCTGAACGCCTCGTTCCGGTCCGCGCACGCGTTCGGGCCCGCGATCGGGCTCGCCGCGTCCGGACGGGTGGACCTCGCCGGGGTACTGACCGGCCGGTTCGCCCTCTCCGACGCACCCGAGGCGCTGCGCGCGCCGGGTGCCGACCCGCACCACCTCAAGGTCGTCGTCCGCCCGGGCGACTGA
- a CDS encoding 2-hydroxyacid dehydrogenase, translating to MKIVVADQNLVGIRAETEAALPAGSEIVWSPTRDAADIAALVGDADVLVGGHCPAEVATAGSRLRLVHAAGAGTDGIDIDALPAGCTVANTFHHENSIAEYVAASAVLLRRGFLSQDAALRRGGWPTPAYDPAAPWTGTLQEATVGLVGFGHIGSRAWERLRAFGARGVAVSRRGAIDAAAAGLDWAGSTTDRLGELLACSDVVVVSAPLTPQTEGLIGAAELTSMKDSAILVNVGRGALVEERALYEALRDGTIGGAAIDVWYGYPAPGTAQAEPSSLPFRELGNVLMTPHSSGLTRQTFLGRAAEIGANVHRLAAGEQPTNVVGVSGR from the coding sequence GTGAAGATCGTCGTCGCCGACCAGAACCTGGTCGGGATCCGCGCCGAGACCGAGGCCGCGCTGCCCGCCGGCAGCGAGATCGTCTGGTCCCCGACCCGGGACGCCGCCGACATCGCCGCGCTGGTCGGCGACGCGGACGTGCTCGTCGGCGGGCACTGCCCGGCCGAGGTCGCTACCGCCGGGTCCCGGCTGCGGCTGGTGCACGCCGCCGGTGCCGGGACCGACGGCATCGATATCGACGCGCTTCCCGCCGGCTGCACCGTCGCCAACACCTTCCATCACGAGAACTCGATCGCCGAGTACGTCGCCGCCTCGGCGGTGCTGCTGCGCCGTGGCTTCCTGAGCCAGGACGCCGCGCTGCGCCGGGGTGGGTGGCCGACCCCGGCCTACGATCCCGCCGCCCCGTGGACCGGCACGCTGCAGGAGGCGACCGTCGGCCTGGTCGGCTTCGGGCACATCGGATCCCGCGCCTGGGAGCGGTTGCGGGCCTTCGGTGCCCGCGGCGTCGCGGTCAGCAGGCGCGGCGCGATCGACGCCGCCGCCGCCGGCCTGGACTGGGCGGGCAGTACGACCGACCGGCTCGGCGAGCTGCTGGCCTGCTCCGACGTGGTCGTCGTCAGCGCACCGCTCACCCCGCAGACCGAAGGACTGATCGGCGCCGCCGAACTGACGTCCATGAAGGACTCCGCGATCCTGGTCAACGTCGGGCGCGGAGCGCTGGTCGAGGAGCGGGCGCTGTACGAGGCGCTGCGCGACGGCACGATCGGTGGCGCCGCGATCGACGTCTGGTACGGCTACCCGGCACCGGGCACGGCGCAGGCGGAGCCGTCGTCGTTGCCGTTCCGCGAGCTGGGCAACGTGCTGATGACCCCGCACAGCTCCGGCCTGACCCGGCAGACCTTCCTCGGGCGGGCCGCCGAGATCGGCGCGAACGTGCACCGGCTCGCCGCGGGGGAGCAGCCGACCAACGTGGTGGGGGTGAGCGGCCGGTGA
- a CDS encoding mannitol dehydrogenase family protein: MAPSTDLSTGIVHIGLSNFHRAHQAVHTAAALAAEPGPWGVLGIAPRSTAVADALVAQDLRYAVVEISPDGERASVPAVHTGALVAARDPEPVLTALAAPDTRIVSLTVTEGGYTIDPRTGGIDLDDPGVRADLAGTCSTAIGLLARGLQRRARGHGAPVTVLSCDNLLANGEVTQRLVRGFAAALPAGERDELLGYLDTVTFPNSMVDRIVPATTDATRAAAARLTGTADAVPVPAEPFSMWVLQDAFAAGRPAWEAPGEGIHGAVFTDGIPGAVFTDDVAGYELLKLRLLNGTHSLIAYLGALAGEDLIARSVARSSIRAAAGRVLHDDYRPTVRVPEGVDVDDYAGQLFTRWSNAALGHRTRQVGSDGSLKLAQRIPGPAAEHLASGVLPQHLALTVAGWLACVAPPAGFDPGPHAAAMAEPAREQLAATAAGPIAAHVRAGLELLGGEPGAGFADRTAELLDVLVRHGVDAAVAEAAGERRAP, translated from the coding sequence ATGGCTCCCTCGACGGATCTCTCGACCGGGATCGTCCACATCGGGCTGTCCAACTTCCACCGCGCACACCAGGCCGTGCACACCGCGGCCGCGCTCGCCGCCGAACCAGGCCCGTGGGGCGTGCTCGGGATCGCACCGCGCAGCACCGCGGTCGCCGACGCGCTGGTCGCCCAGGACCTGCGGTACGCCGTCGTCGAGATCTCACCGGACGGTGAGCGGGCGAGCGTGCCCGCGGTGCACACCGGCGCACTGGTGGCGGCCCGCGATCCGGAGCCGGTGCTGACCGCACTCGCCGCACCGGACACCCGGATCGTGTCGCTGACCGTCACCGAGGGCGGATACACGATCGATCCGCGCACCGGTGGCATCGATCTCGACGATCCCGGTGTCCGCGCGGACCTGGCCGGTACGTGCAGCACCGCGATCGGCCTGCTGGCCCGCGGCCTGCAGCGTCGGGCCCGCGGGCACGGCGCCCCGGTCACGGTGCTGAGCTGCGACAACCTGCTCGCCAACGGCGAGGTGACGCAGCGCCTGGTGCGCGGGTTCGCGGCCGCGCTGCCCGCCGGGGAGCGCGACGAGCTGCTCGGCTACCTCGACACGGTCACGTTCCCGAACTCGATGGTCGACCGGATCGTCCCGGCCACCACCGATGCCACCCGGGCCGCCGCGGCGCGGCTCACCGGTACCGCAGACGCCGTCCCGGTGCCCGCCGAACCGTTCAGCATGTGGGTGCTGCAGGACGCGTTCGCGGCCGGCCGCCCCGCCTGGGAAGCACCGGGCGAGGGCATTCACGGCGCGGTGTTCACCGACGGTATCCCCGGCGCGGTGTTCACCGACGACGTCGCCGGCTACGAGCTGCTCAAGCTGCGCCTGCTCAACGGCACCCACTCGCTGATCGCCTACCTCGGCGCGCTCGCCGGGGAGGACCTGATCGCCCGCTCGGTCGCCCGGTCGTCGATCCGGGCCGCGGCCGGACGGGTGCTGCACGACGACTACCGGCCCACCGTCCGGGTGCCCGAAGGGGTCGACGTGGACGACTACGCCGGGCAGCTGTTCACTCGCTGGTCGAACGCCGCGCTCGGGCACCGCACCCGGCAGGTCGGCTCGGACGGGTCGCTCAAGCTCGCCCAGCGGATCCCCGGCCCGGCCGCCGAGCACCTGGCGTCCGGGGTGCTGCCCCAGCACCTCGCGCTGACCGTCGCCGGCTGGCTCGCCTGCGTCGCACCACCGGCCGGGTTCGATCCCGGCCCGCACGCCGCCGCGATGGCGGAACCGGCCCGCGAGCAGCTCGCCGCGACCGCGGCCGGCCCGATCGCCGCACACGTGCGCGCCGGGCTGGAACTGCTCGGCGGTGAGCCCGGCGCGGGCTTCGCGGACCGCACGGCCGAGCTGCTCGACGTGCTCGTCCGGCACGGTGTCGACGCGGCGGTCGCCGAGGCCGCCGGAGAGCGGAGGGCGCCGTGA
- a CDS encoding sensor histidine kinase, translating to MSLRTRLSLAFALVATIVAALVGLLSFWVVADRLDGELDQALQAATVSLADGRTEVLAPAPTGSLADRDGAGVRWVPLDAGRRGENQRLVAQAVAPDGTMTRLGGFDALLPVGATARTLAASAVTGESAMSEVELGDTDLRVLTTALGDGRGALQVAVDVTRPDRVLVEMAVAIGLISGAVLLVAAAVGWVIARRITHPLVRLTAVAEDISADGRVEAVEIHGAGNGPPGRDEVGRLAASFTAMLARIANARDAQDRLVQDAAHELRTPLTSLRTNASVLRRVAEVTPEARERLIDDLQSETRELSNLVEELVELALARRSDEQEEAVALADVVDRVVDRVRRRAPRRIVVDSDGSVVLGQPHGLERAVGNLVENAAKFAPDDAGPIEVHVELGSVVVSDRGPGIDECDAARVFDRFYRSDAARALPGSGLGLSIVHDVAAAHDGHAFARPRPGGGAVVGFGVAPDRLLPDSERGHVGTSPAVGTVDDN from the coding sequence ATGAGTCTGCGCACCCGGCTGTCGCTGGCGTTCGCGCTGGTGGCGACGATCGTTGCCGCGCTGGTCGGGCTGCTCAGCTTCTGGGTGGTGGCCGACCGGCTCGACGGTGAACTCGATCAGGCGCTGCAGGCCGCGACCGTGTCGCTGGCCGACGGGCGGACCGAGGTCCTCGCCCCGGCCCCGACCGGCTCGCTGGCCGACCGCGACGGCGCCGGAGTCCGCTGGGTCCCGCTGGATGCCGGCCGGCGAGGGGAGAACCAGCGGCTGGTCGCCCAGGCCGTCGCGCCGGACGGGACGATGACCCGCCTCGGCGGATTCGATGCGCTCCTCCCGGTCGGAGCCACGGCCCGAACCCTGGCCGCCTCCGCCGTCACCGGGGAGAGCGCCATGTCCGAGGTCGAGCTCGGTGACACCGATCTCAGGGTGCTGACCACGGCCCTGGGCGACGGACGCGGAGCGCTGCAGGTCGCGGTGGACGTGACCCGGCCCGACCGGGTGCTGGTCGAGATGGCGGTCGCCATCGGGTTGATCAGCGGGGCGGTGCTCCTGGTCGCCGCCGCGGTCGGATGGGTGATCGCCCGCCGGATCACCCACCCGCTGGTGCGGCTGACCGCCGTCGCCGAGGACATCAGCGCGGACGGCCGGGTCGAGGCGGTCGAGATTCACGGGGCCGGCAACGGACCGCCCGGCCGGGACGAGGTGGGGCGGCTGGCGGCGTCCTTCACCGCGATGCTCGCCCGGATCGCCAACGCCCGTGACGCCCAGGACCGCCTGGTCCAGGACGCTGCCCACGAGCTCCGCACCCCGTTGACCAGCCTGCGTACCAACGCGAGTGTGCTGCGGCGGGTTGCCGAGGTGACTCCCGAGGCCCGCGAACGACTCATCGACGACCTGCAGAGCGAGACCCGTGAGCTGAGCAATCTCGTCGAGGAGCTCGTCGAGCTGGCGCTCGCCCGGCGCAGCGACGAGCAGGAGGAGGCGGTGGCATTGGCCGATGTCGTCGATCGGGTCGTCGACCGGGTCCGGCGGCGCGCACCGCGCCGGATCGTGGTCGACAGTGACGGATCGGTGGTACTCGGGCAGCCGCACGGTCTCGAACGCGCGGTGGGGAACCTGGTGGAGAACGCCGCCAAGTTCGCCCCGGACGACGCCGGCCCGATCGAGGTGCACGTCGAGCTGGGCTCCGTCGTGGTCTCCGACCGGGGCCCGGGCATCGACGAGTGCGATGCCGCACGGGTGTTCGACCGGTTCTACCGGTCCGACGCGGCGCGCGCTCTGCCCGGATCGGGGCTCGGTCTGTCCATCGTGCACGACGTCGCCGCCGCGCACGACGGTCACGCGTTCGCCCGGCCGCGTCCCGGCGGCGGCGCCGTCGTCGGATTCGGGGTGGCGCCGGATCGACTCTTACCCGATTCCGAACGGGGTCACGTCGGGACCTCACCCGCGGTCGGCACGGTGGACGACAACTGA
- a CDS encoding response regulator transcription factor, with product MAAQVLIADDDRAIRESLARALELEGYQATVVEDGVGALALVHRGTFDALVLDVMMPRIDGLAVCQVLRAENDHTPVLMLTARVETSDRVAGLDAGADDYLPKPFELDELLARLRALLRRAALVPAGPDGDDPALLHLQALCVDTGARRAWWADRELSLSKTEFSLLELLVRNAGIVVEHATVYERIWGFDFGVDSKNLAVYIGYLRRKLAAAGAPALIHTVRGVGYSARPS from the coding sequence ATGGCTGCCCAGGTACTGATCGCCGACGACGATCGGGCGATCCGGGAGTCCCTGGCTCGTGCGCTGGAGCTGGAGGGCTACCAGGCGACGGTCGTCGAGGACGGGGTGGGCGCGCTCGCCCTGGTCCACCGCGGGACCTTCGACGCGCTGGTACTCGACGTGATGATGCCGAGGATCGACGGACTGGCCGTGTGCCAGGTGCTGCGCGCGGAGAACGACCACACCCCGGTGCTGATGCTCACCGCCCGGGTGGAGACCTCCGACCGCGTCGCCGGGCTGGATGCCGGGGCGGACGACTACCTGCCCAAACCGTTCGAGCTGGACGAGCTGCTCGCCCGCCTGCGTGCGCTGCTGCGCCGGGCCGCACTGGTGCCCGCCGGACCCGACGGCGACGATCCCGCGCTGCTGCATCTACAGGCCCTGTGCGTCGACACCGGCGCACGGCGGGCCTGGTGGGCGGATCGTGAGCTGTCGCTGTCCAAGACCGAGTTCAGCCTGCTGGAGCTGCTGGTCCGCAATGCGGGAATCGTGGTGGAACACGCCACCGTCTACGAACGCATCTGGGGCTTCGACTTCGGCGTCGACTCCAAGAATCTCGCGGTGTACATCGGCTACCTGCGTCGCAAGCTCGCGGCGGCGGGAGCGCCGGCCCTGATCCACACCGTCCGGGGCGTCGGTTATTCGGCCCGCCCGTCATGA